From a single Lewinella sp. LCG006 genomic region:
- a CDS encoding translocation/assembly module TamB domain-containing protein, translating into MSRILMSDTTTPFTDPTPEPDGPVPRKKRWWGKVLRWLFLFFLTVFIALQLPFVQQHIAQYVVKRMEQTLGTPVSLESVKIAWFDELTLKNLYLEDVYGDTLLASGSLIADFNLNPLAIYRRGIEIEALDLQGARFNIQRAVGDSLSNLQVTLLKLFPPKAEVDSTGKRPLPLNLKELYLKDVQFTQRDSIKGSYLGVYLTESQIYVNNMNLAEQKIDISSINIRRPIVALSSWNALPIPEPLVILDSLVQANTQESGLELSIGEFQLSRGQFSRHAYNKAPVKITPDDQLDLRHLDLYDIQVEIDSFLLRGDEYRGRVNWIAAKDRSGFQLERLSSKETIISPRELTLNGLSIITPTSSLGDTLTFKYKSFDDWGSFEEKVRMDARFNGADVTLKDIMAFVPKLNDNIFFSTNRNTNLQIDGRVRGTVNNLRGNDLEINLADGTSLSGNFTSRNLAVKHEEFLTLDLKNFTTRVKTLRQLIPNFNPPSNFDKLGRLSFDGSFIGFFVDFVANGNLRTDLGRASLDMQMVLTGGAQRARYSGNLNLVNFDLGGWTGNPAFGLVNFTSKVEDGIGLTGDLASAKLTAAIESITIKDYTYENATITGQLNKNFFNGDMSIKDENIDFAFTGEIDFTDTIPKFDFNAVLNRLALQPLNLSPADLVLQGDIELKLRNTQFSKMEGDVNLSNIKLTKNKEEEYNIEYIRAFTFFDQNGEKVFRLDSDIARGEIRGAYDLNELPASLQLFLLRNYPGFANRLGFKEPRRIPDINQFSFDFHLADSKGLNYLLDPKLGSLKGIDLNGRYNGNSDSLIFYLEVPQITYDKIRLADVYVHMDALKSEGDLDIVVDSTIINGKPRLNTFTFLSILQSDTIDFAINISTDTPNLFDQVNLNGLFYLPDSVDYALQLRRSNLSLLQTPWAIDEDNLIRFGQGQISAENFSLSNQDRKIHIRNNGTKGLRVQLANFHFSFIDDLWDYDPLNFAGHFDMLVQVDDIFKMEGLNAVITGEEFFINKENFGRFNLEATAPNIKSQLNALVSLRKDTTWMELQAKYNLADLEEKTLLRRAVPLPKQKNYLDINAKFGGFPLSIAEYWLAGGISETHGAFTADLQIKGFTNELNATGAIVARDGGITVNALKTHYTFQEGTIKMMPDLFDATGTVIYDKYGNSAVVEGGITHDHLRRMGLNARMRTRRFLGLDLAKGDNDLFYGRALGSGEVVFTGDFQRPNVYVNATVVDSTYIVIPVTDQAERNDLNFVKFVNKHQGSQQTSSNVDTKIKGLNLEMDLQITEVAELELIFDEKAGDILKGRGRGNLRILLPRAQAFQMYGEITVSSGNYLFTLYDVINKDFRIRPGGKINWNGDPLNAQIDISAEYKDLKTSLTTLIQEYLVNAPPEEQLQAKQATDVNLILGLEGDLFSPEISFDIRFPNLQGVMANLAENKLNVLRQEQNEMNKQVFGLIVLGQFLPSDLSFNSTELLANTLSEYFSNQLSLLLTDLFSEVIGNGKTISSLDFEFDYNRVTSEDLTNNQSTTFGDAVEISLRSGFLNERLSLDIGGNFEFGQTTTNGTFFGENIVFEYAISENRDLKIRLYERRDQDIGGNRRIQVGTGLSLRKEFNSFSEFWQSIKGKK; encoded by the coding sequence GTGAGCCGAATATTAATGAGCGATACAACTACTCCATTTACTGATCCTACTCCAGAACCCGATGGCCCAGTGCCTCGGAAAAAACGCTGGTGGGGTAAAGTCTTGAGATGGTTATTCCTCTTTTTCTTGACCGTTTTCATTGCTTTACAGCTCCCTTTTGTTCAGCAACATATCGCGCAGTATGTTGTAAAACGCATGGAACAAACCCTGGGCACGCCCGTGTCACTCGAAAGCGTAAAAATCGCCTGGTTTGATGAGCTTACCTTGAAAAATCTCTATCTCGAAGATGTCTATGGAGATACGCTATTGGCCAGTGGTTCACTGATTGCTGATTTCAACCTCAACCCTTTGGCAATTTACCGTCGGGGGATTGAAATAGAAGCCCTCGATTTACAAGGTGCCCGCTTCAATATCCAAAGAGCGGTAGGCGATTCTCTATCCAACCTTCAGGTGACCTTATTGAAGCTTTTTCCTCCGAAAGCAGAGGTAGACTCCACCGGGAAGCGTCCTCTCCCACTCAATCTTAAAGAGCTTTATCTCAAGGATGTTCAATTTACTCAACGCGACAGTATCAAAGGAAGTTACCTGGGGGTCTACTTGACTGAAAGTCAGATTTATGTCAATAACATGAACCTGGCAGAGCAAAAAATCGACATCAGCTCCATCAATATTCGACGTCCTATCGTGGCACTGAGTAGTTGGAATGCGCTTCCAATTCCAGAACCGCTCGTAATTTTAGATTCTTTGGTCCAGGCCAATACCCAGGAAAGTGGACTGGAGCTTAGTATCGGTGAATTCCAGTTGAGCCGCGGCCAATTTAGTCGCCATGCCTATAATAAAGCACCCGTAAAAATAACACCTGATGATCAGCTGGATTTAAGGCATCTCGACCTGTATGATATTCAGGTGGAAATTGATAGCTTTCTTCTCAGAGGAGATGAGTACCGGGGAAGGGTCAACTGGATTGCCGCCAAGGATCGAAGTGGCTTTCAACTGGAAAGGTTATCTTCAAAGGAGACCATCATTTCTCCCCGTGAGTTGACCCTCAATGGGCTTTCTATCATCACGCCTACCAGTAGCCTGGGCGATACACTCACCTTCAAATATAAGTCTTTCGACGATTGGGGCTCCTTCGAGGAGAAAGTAAGGATGGATGCCCGCTTTAATGGAGCGGATGTTACCTTAAAAGATATTATGGCTTTCGTGCCAAAGCTCAATGACAACATCTTCTTCTCAACAAATCGGAATACCAACCTTCAAATAGATGGACGCGTTCGCGGAACGGTCAATAACCTACGGGGAAATGATCTGGAAATAAACCTGGCGGATGGAACCTCCTTGTCGGGTAATTTTACCTCTCGAAATCTGGCAGTCAAACACGAAGAATTTCTCACCCTGGACCTGAAGAACTTTACGACCAGGGTAAAAACCCTCCGTCAACTTATCCCTAATTTCAACCCTCCTTCTAATTTCGACAAACTGGGCCGTTTGTCTTTCGACGGTAGTTTCATTGGCTTCTTTGTGGATTTTGTAGCAAACGGTAATCTTCGCACCGACCTGGGGCGAGCGAGCTTGGACATGCAGATGGTACTCACGGGAGGCGCACAACGAGCCCGCTACAGCGGAAACTTGAATTTGGTGAACTTCGACCTCGGTGGCTGGACAGGAAACCCTGCTTTCGGATTGGTCAATTTTACCTCTAAAGTAGAAGATGGGATTGGGCTAACGGGTGACCTCGCTTCCGCAAAACTTACCGCTGCGATCGAGAGCATCACCATCAAAGATTATACCTACGAGAACGCGACCATTACCGGCCAGCTGAACAAGAACTTCTTTAATGGGGACATGAGTATCAAGGATGAAAATATTGATTTTGCCTTTACCGGAGAAATTGATTTTACGGATACCATCCCTAAGTTTGACTTCAACGCAGTACTGAATCGCCTTGCCCTTCAACCTCTCAATCTTTCTCCCGCAGATTTGGTGCTCCAAGGAGATATCGAGCTCAAACTTAGGAATACTCAATTTTCTAAGATGGAAGGCGACGTTAACCTCTCAAACATCAAACTTACCAAAAACAAAGAAGAGGAATATAATATCGAGTATATCAGGGCTTTTACCTTCTTCGACCAAAATGGGGAAAAGGTATTCCGCCTGGATTCGGATATTGCTCGTGGAGAGATTCGTGGTGCTTATGACCTTAACGAATTGCCCGCTTCGCTCCAGCTTTTCCTTTTGCGTAATTATCCTGGTTTTGCTAACCGATTAGGGTTCAAAGAACCACGCCGGATTCCTGATATCAATCAATTCTCCTTTGATTTTCACCTGGCTGATTCCAAAGGTTTGAACTATTTACTTGATCCCAAGCTAGGATCACTCAAAGGAATTGATCTTAATGGCCGTTACAATGGCAACAGTGATTCGTTGATTTTTTATCTGGAAGTACCTCAAATTACTTATGATAAAATCCGACTCGCCGACGTATACGTACACATGGATGCCCTCAAAAGCGAGGGGGACCTCGATATCGTTGTTGATTCTACAATAATCAATGGAAAACCTCGCCTGAATACCTTTACCTTTTTGAGTATACTTCAGTCTGACACCATTGATTTTGCCATCAATATTAGCACGGACACCCCCAATCTTTTTGATCAGGTCAACCTTAATGGTCTGTTCTACTTGCCCGATTCAGTAGACTATGCTTTGCAGCTGAGGAGATCCAACCTGAGTCTGCTACAAACCCCTTGGGCCATTGACGAAGATAACCTCATCCGCTTTGGACAAGGGCAGATCTCTGCCGAAAATTTCTCCTTGAGTAATCAGGATAGAAAGATTCATATCAGAAACAATGGTACGAAGGGTTTGCGTGTTCAACTGGCCAACTTCCACTTTAGCTTCATTGATGACTTGTGGGATTATGACCCCTTGAATTTCGCGGGGCATTTTGACATGCTTGTGCAGGTAGATGATATCTTCAAAATGGAAGGGCTGAATGCGGTGATCACAGGCGAAGAATTTTTTATCAACAAAGAAAACTTTGGTCGCTTTAACCTGGAAGCAACGGCTCCAAATATCAAGAGTCAATTGAATGCCTTGGTCAGCTTGCGCAAGGATACTACCTGGATGGAACTACAAGCCAAGTACAATCTTGCCGATTTGGAAGAAAAAACGCTGCTCCGTCGGGCAGTGCCCTTACCAAAGCAAAAGAATTACCTGGATATCAATGCAAAATTTGGTGGCTTCCCCCTATCTATTGCCGAATACTGGTTGGCTGGAGGAATCTCAGAAACCCACGGGGCTTTTACCGCAGACTTACAAATAAAAGGCTTCACCAATGAACTCAATGCAACGGGAGCCATTGTAGCCCGCGATGGTGGTATTACTGTAAATGCACTAAAGACCCACTACACCTTCCAGGAAGGAACCATCAAAATGATGCCTGACCTTTTTGATGCCACAGGAACCGTCATCTATGATAAATACGGCAACAGTGCTGTGGTTGAAGGAGGAATTACCCATGATCACCTGCGCCGTATGGGCTTAAATGCCCGGATGCGAACGCGCCGTTTCTTGGGTTTAGACCTGGCAAAAGGGGATAACGACCTGTTCTATGGCCGAGCACTAGGCTCGGGAGAAGTTGTCTTTACCGGGGATTTTCAAAGGCCCAATGTCTATGTCAATGCCACCGTTGTCGACAGCACTTATATCGTCATCCCTGTAACTGATCAGGCCGAGCGCAATGACCTCAACTTCGTCAAGTTTGTCAACAAACACCAGGGAAGCCAGCAGACCTCCAGCAATGTGGACACGAAAATCAAAGGCCTCAACCTGGAGATGGATCTTCAAATTACGGAAGTGGCTGAATTAGAACTGATTTTTGATGAGAAAGCAGGGGATATTCTCAAGGGGCGGGGACGTGGAAATTTGCGCATACTCTTACCGCGTGCTCAAGCCTTTCAAATGTACGGAGAGATAACGGTATCTAGTGGTAACTACTTGTTCACCCTCTATGACGTTATCAATAAAGACTTCCGAATCCGCCCCGGCGGAAAGATCAATTGGAACGGTGACCCTCTCAATGCACAAATAGACATCTCGGCAGAGTACAAAGACTTAAAAACCTCCTTGACAACCTTAATCCAGGAATATCTGGTGAATGCTCCTCCTGAGGAACAGTTACAGGCCAAGCAAGCTACGGATGTGAACCTCATCCTTGGTTTGGAAGGCGACCTATTTTCACCGGAAATCTCTTTCGACATTCGTTTCCCCAACCTCCAGGGAGTGATGGCCAACCTGGCAGAGAATAAATTGAATGTCTTGCGGCAGGAACAAAACGAGATGAACAAACAGGTTTTTGGCCTCATTGTACTTGGGCAGTTTCTCCCTTCCGACCTTTCGTTTAATAGTACGGAACTACTCGCCAATACGCTGAGTGAATACTTCAGTAATCAGCTGAGTTTGTTACTGACAGACCTCTTTAGTGAGGTTATTGGTAATGGAAAAACCATTTCCAGCCTGGATTTTGAATTTGATTACAACCGGGTCACCAGTGAGGATTTGACCAATAATCAAAGCACCACTTTTGGGGATGCAGTGGAAATCAGTTTACGCTCAGGATTCCTCAATGAACGCCTGTCATTAGACATCGGAGGTAACTTTGAGTTTGGGCAAACGACAACCAACGGTACCTTTTTTGGAGAGAATATCGTCTTTGAATATGCCATCAGTGAAAACCGCGACCTCAAGATCCGGCTATATGAACGGCGAGATCAAGACATCGGAGGAAACCGACGTATCCAGGTAGGTACTGGCCTAAGTTTACGCAAGGAGTTCAATTCCTTCAGCGAGTTCTGGCAAAGTATTAAGGGCAAGAAATAA
- a CDS encoding YheT family hydrolase, producing MPFVSASSYRASWPFTNAHVNTIYPALFRKVPALAYERETIATPDGDFLDLDWQKTSSRRLLIGLHGLEGNADRHYLRGLFSFFGKNGWNTLGMNFRSCSGRMNKRLRMYNMGETNDLALVIQYVLKQGAYDEIVLSGFSLGGNVVLKYLGESGNQLSPQIRGGVVFSVPCDIPAANVAIAHWRNRIYLKRFMSTLNEKLLEKASLYPTYLDLSAPLPKSFYEFDEQFTGPIHGYSGAQDYWQSCSSIHFMPNICRPVLVINALDDTFLAPTCFPREMAAKHPFVYLETPAYGGHCGFYSSNKDGSWWTERRALSFLEEKVLD from the coding sequence ATGCCGTTTGTATCAGCATCTTCCTACCGTGCAAGTTGGCCCTTTACCAATGCTCATGTAAACACCATCTATCCGGCGCTTTTCCGGAAGGTGCCTGCACTTGCTTACGAGCGGGAAACCATTGCTACTCCTGATGGCGACTTTCTGGACCTGGATTGGCAAAAGACCTCTTCCCGTAGATTGTTGATTGGCTTGCACGGCCTGGAAGGCAATGCCGATCGGCATTATTTGCGGGGACTGTTTTCTTTTTTTGGCAAAAACGGCTGGAATACGTTAGGGATGAACTTCCGCTCGTGCAGCGGCCGTATGAACAAGCGCTTGCGTATGTACAACATGGGGGAAACCAATGATTTGGCCTTGGTTATTCAATATGTACTTAAGCAGGGGGCTTACGACGAGATTGTGCTTAGTGGCTTTAGCCTGGGGGGCAATGTAGTGCTGAAATACCTCGGCGAAAGTGGAAATCAGCTGTCTCCACAAATTCGTGGAGGAGTAGTTTTTTCAGTCCCTTGTGATATTCCCGCGGCCAACGTTGCTATTGCCCATTGGCGCAACCGGATATACCTGAAGCGCTTTATGAGTACCCTCAACGAGAAGCTCTTAGAAAAGGCCAGCCTCTACCCTACTTACCTCGATTTATCTGCTCCCCTTCCTAAAAGCTTTTACGAATTCGACGAACAATTTACCGGTCCTATTCACGGCTACAGCGGTGCGCAGGATTATTGGCAATCGTGTTCCAGTATCCACTTTATGCCCAATATTTGCCGACCTGTTCTCGTTATCAATGCACTGGATGACACCTTTCTTGCACCCACTTGTTTTCCTCGTGAAATGGCAGCAAAACACCCCTTTGTTTATCTCGAAACACCCGCCTACGGTGGCCATTGTGGCTTCTATTCCAGCAATAAAGACGGCAGCTGGTGGACAGAGCGGCGGGCATTATCATTTCTTGAGGAAAAAGTACTCGATTGA
- the folP gene encoding dihydropteroate synthase, producing MIFPQQTLNCDGKLLDLGTPKIMGVINVTPDSFFADSRQEALADILLVAEQMLEAGADILDIGGMSSRPGAEIITVDQELQRVIAPIKAIKERFPEAIISIDTVHASVASEAVKVGASIINDISAGRIDQEMYDTVAKLGVPYILMHMRGTPATMQQQPDYEDVVREILDFFIQEVALLRQKGVKDIVVDPGFGFGKTVRQNYELLQGLNLFQILEAPVLAGVSRKSMINKLLGIGPSEALNGTSVVHLLALQNGASILRVHDVKEAREVVKIWQFMEDLKNTPQ from the coding sequence ATGATTTTTCCCCAACAAACACTTAATTGTGACGGTAAATTGCTGGATTTGGGTACACCCAAAATAATGGGCGTAATCAACGTTACGCCTGACTCCTTCTTTGCCGATAGTCGCCAGGAGGCTTTAGCGGATATTTTGCTCGTCGCAGAACAAATGCTGGAAGCTGGTGCCGATATCCTGGATATTGGAGGAATGTCCTCACGCCCAGGTGCCGAAATCATTACGGTGGACCAAGAACTACAAAGAGTCATTGCGCCCATCAAGGCGATCAAAGAACGCTTTCCCGAAGCAATCATCTCTATTGATACCGTACATGCTAGCGTCGCCAGTGAAGCGGTCAAGGTTGGTGCATCGATCATCAACGATATCTCTGCTGGACGTATCGATCAGGAAATGTACGATACGGTAGCTAAGCTTGGCGTTCCCTACATTCTGATGCACATGAGAGGTACGCCAGCCACTATGCAGCAGCAGCCAGATTACGAAGATGTTGTGAGGGAAATTCTCGATTTTTTTATTCAAGAAGTGGCACTCCTTCGCCAAAAAGGGGTAAAAGATATCGTCGTGGACCCAGGGTTTGGTTTTGGGAAAACCGTCCGTCAAAATTATGAACTCCTCCAAGGGCTTAATCTATTTCAAATACTGGAAGCCCCCGTGCTGGCAGGTGTATCCCGAAAATCCATGATCAATAAATTGCTTGGCATCGGCCCCTCCGAAGCCCTCAATGGAACCTCTGTCGTACACTTGTTGGCCTTGCAAAATGGTGCCAGTATCCTACGGGTACACGATGTGAAAGAGGCTCGTGAAGTTGTCAAGATCTGGCAATTTATGGAAGACTTGAAAAATACCCCGCAATAG
- a CDS encoding DUF4230 domain-containing protein, producing the protein MAVNLNKANKIGRVLILICLLGIAVIVVSRYYKSKPGSFLGAPKEYELNYMPADYEMTIDPEDALAIATNPQRYRKEFNQMIYDINTSVLRHVSTRMGLSDSLQRAVIKEYEDNHHEYLEKLYYNDFVRLKDSTANIYETWYDNEGGSATKVFEEITSKYTCYLINQILATVIPTDGGKIYAKGSGLETPCGIALTEALGPMIARMEERAAIDDFSKSRGLLQEKVETVIAELATMEVRDKKGINKQMQTKIWGVNVSSSDLEITAISILKVGFRLNDYFDIQLNPKANLVTITLPEPVILSHEVYPKIEKLDIGWLREVETVNFNESFNALRKEFRREAVESNIMRSSEQQAVKLMNTMFSPLIKSMNNRYELKVEFRPAANVAPEENLANDDIRG; encoded by the coding sequence ATGGCTGTTAATTTAAACAAAGCAAACAAGATCGGAAGAGTCCTCATTCTGATCTGTCTTTTGGGGATCGCGGTAATCGTAGTGAGCCGTTATTACAAGAGTAAACCTGGTAGTTTTCTGGGTGCCCCTAAGGAATACGAACTTAACTACATGCCTGCGGATTACGAGATGACCATTGATCCCGAAGACGCTCTGGCCATTGCTACCAACCCTCAGCGTTACCGTAAGGAGTTCAACCAGATGATCTACGACATCAACACCAGCGTGTTGCGCCACGTGAGTACGCGAATGGGTCTTTCTGACAGTCTACAGAGGGCGGTCATCAAAGAGTATGAAGACAACCACCATGAATACCTTGAAAAACTTTACTACAACGACTTTGTTAGACTCAAAGACTCTACGGCCAATATTTACGAAACCTGGTACGACAATGAAGGAGGGAGTGCTACCAAGGTTTTTGAAGAAATTACTTCCAAATACACTTGTTATCTCATCAATCAAATTCTGGCCACCGTCATTCCCACCGATGGAGGAAAAATCTACGCCAAAGGTAGTGGGCTGGAAACCCCCTGTGGCATTGCACTGACCGAAGCATTGGGGCCAATGATTGCCCGGATGGAAGAACGAGCCGCTATTGATGACTTCAGTAAATCAAGGGGGCTATTGCAAGAAAAAGTCGAAACCGTCATCGCGGAATTGGCGACCATGGAAGTTCGAGACAAAAAAGGGATCAACAAGCAGATGCAGACGAAAATCTGGGGGGTCAATGTTTCCAGTTCCGACTTGGAAATAACAGCGATCTCTATCCTCAAAGTGGGCTTTCGCCTGAATGATTATTTCGATATTCAGCTTAATCCTAAAGCCAATTTAGTGACCATCACACTGCCCGAACCAGTGATCCTGAGCCACGAGGTTTATCCAAAGATTGAAAAGCTCGACATCGGTTGGCTGCGGGAGGTGGAGACCGTCAATTTTAATGAAAGCTTCAATGCGTTGCGCAAAGAATTTCGCAGGGAAGCGGTGGAAAGCAATATTATGAGAAGCTCTGAACAGCAGGCGGTAAAGTTGATGAACACCATGTTTAGCCCGCTGATAAAAAGCATGAACAACCGCTACGAACTGAAGGTGGAATTTCGCCCGGCAGCGAATGTAGCACCCGAAGAAAATTTGGCGAATGACGACATTAGAGGCTAA
- a CDS encoding ion transporter, translating to MFKRFFLREENMLLAIILNSIVIFALYFPSLEDEKWLEYIDHFFITIFTIEAVTKIRHHGWKKYWESSWNRFDFFIVIGSIPTLLTGFLPVPDTSLLIVFRLFRLLRLVRFLRFVPDMGKILNGLGRALKASVFVILALIFLNILLAMMTCQFYGDIAPEYFGNPLSASYAIFQLFTVEGWNDIAQSVAERTDSPFLVGVTRFYFVLIVLLGGIFGMSLANAVFVDEMTMDNNNELEAKIDRLHHEIQELKALLKNK from the coding sequence ATGTTTAAACGCTTCTTTTTGCGCGAGGAAAATATGCTTTTAGCAATCATCCTCAATTCCATCGTCATTTTTGCGCTTTACTTTCCGTCATTGGAAGACGAGAAATGGCTGGAGTATATCGATCATTTTTTCATTACGATCTTCACCATCGAAGCCGTCACAAAAATCCGTCATCACGGTTGGAAAAAGTACTGGGAAAGTTCCTGGAATCGATTTGACTTTTTCATTGTCATAGGTAGTATACCTACGTTGCTTACGGGTTTTTTACCCGTTCCAGACACTTCCTTGCTGATCGTATTCCGTTTGTTTCGGTTGTTGCGCCTCGTGCGGTTTTTACGGTTTGTTCCCGATATGGGCAAGATTCTTAATGGCTTGGGGCGAGCACTCAAAGCTTCTGTATTCGTGATCTTGGCTTTGATCTTTTTGAACATCCTTTTGGCAATGATGACTTGTCAATTTTACGGCGATATTGCCCCGGAATATTTCGGCAACCCTTTGTCTGCCTCGTACGCGATCTTCCAGTTATTTACCGTCGAAGGTTGGAATGATATTGCTCAATCGGTAGCCGAAAGAACGGATAGCCCTTTTTTAGTAGGCGTCACTAGATTTTACTTCGTTCTGATCGTTTTGCTGGGTGGAATATTTGGAATGTCGCTGGCAAATGCCGTTTTTGTAGACGAGATGACCATGGACAACAACAATGAGTTGGAAGCCAAGATCGATCGCTTGCACCATGAGATACAGGAGCTGAAAGCGCTCTTGAAAAATAAATAA
- a CDS encoding exonuclease domain-containing protein, with the protein MNFIIYDIEATCWEGRPPSMTPETIEIGALKMNRYGEVLSTFQRFIKPTLHPQLSHFCRELTNIDQVDINRANTFPKVIESFIDWIDIWDEEYLLCAWGNFDQKIFQRDCALHNLEDDWTDNYLNIRRQYFDLKRLHRPRGLKKSVKMEGFEWDGEHHRAFDDAQNLAKIFQKYIDVWQY; encoded by the coding sequence TTGAACTTTATCATTTACGACATTGAGGCGACGTGTTGGGAAGGAAGGCCTCCGTCGATGACACCAGAAACTATCGAAATTGGTGCCTTAAAAATGAATCGTTATGGCGAGGTACTCAGTACGTTCCAACGCTTCATCAAACCCACGCTGCATCCTCAGCTTTCTCACTTTTGTCGAGAACTCACTAATATCGATCAGGTAGATATCAACCGGGCCAATACTTTCCCCAAAGTAATCGAAAGCTTCATCGATTGGATCGATATTTGGGACGAAGAATACCTCCTTTGTGCCTGGGGGAATTTTGATCAGAAAATCTTCCAACGCGACTGCGCCCTCCACAACCTAGAAGACGACTGGACGGACAACTACCTCAATATCCGAAGACAATACTTTGATCTGAAGCGCCTCCACCGCCCCCGTGGCCTCAAAAAAAGCGTTAAGATGGAAGGCTTTGAATGGGATGGCGAACACCATCGCGCCTTTGACGATGCGCAGAATTTGGCGAAGATTTTCCAGAAGTATATTGATGTCTGGCAGTATTAA
- a CDS encoding LytTR family transcriptional regulator DNA-binding domain-containing protein: MEETVIDDKWIFLFVYPLFVIFVCHVGNDNTLSQLLRLPSYYTDIVLAIICTYTAGIYWKKLFAKLDKRFDWYSNLKQRLIYQLILGFVLPILVIIGIEVVYLFLIDIKLSESAIFYLDLPMIAVLSLLINICYLFLYNRAHLMTLRNTNELPSSSSFQENFVVKLGTVILKIPIDEVAYFIIQEKITFLVTIEGKKYIYDFTLEQIMKKISPKEFFQLNRQVIARKNSIVKCKQTETRRLEITLTPNLPEPLFVAKTKSTKLLTWLNKY; the protein is encoded by the coding sequence ATGGAGGAAACAGTGATTGATGACAAATGGATATTCCTATTTGTCTATCCTCTTTTTGTGATTTTTGTCTGTCACGTAGGTAATGACAATACCTTATCTCAATTATTGCGGCTACCTAGTTATTACACGGATATAGTTTTGGCAATCATTTGCACGTACACAGCGGGCATTTATTGGAAAAAGCTCTTTGCAAAACTTGATAAACGATTTGATTGGTACTCGAACCTGAAACAACGATTGATCTACCAGCTGATACTCGGCTTTGTACTTCCTATTTTAGTGATAATAGGTATTGAAGTAGTGTATTTATTCTTAATTGACATTAAGCTGTCAGAAAGTGCTATTTTCTATTTAGACCTCCCAATGATAGCTGTGTTATCATTATTAATAAATATATGCTATTTGTTTCTATACAACAGAGCTCATTTGATGACTTTGAGAAATACCAATGAGCTACCAAGTTCGTCTAGTTTCCAGGAAAATTTTGTAGTAAAATTGGGTACGGTTATCCTTAAAATACCCATTGACGAAGTAGCGTATTTCATAATACAGGAAAAGATCACCTTTCTGGTAACGATAGAAGGCAAAAAATATATCTATGATTTCACCTTAGAGCAGATCATGAAAAAGATCTCGCCCAAAGAATTCTTTCAACTGAACAGGCAGGTTATTGCCAGAAAAAACAGCATCGTAAAATGCAAACAAACCGAGACTAGAAGGCTTGAGATCACGCTTACTCCGAATCTGCCCGAGCCTTTATTTGTAGCCAAAACAAAATCAACCAAGCTTCTTACCTGGCTGAATAAATACTAG